In one Aromatoleum aromaticum EbN1 genomic region, the following are encoded:
- a CDS encoding substrate-binding domain-containing protein, which translates to MSVKLEYRFVAGVAEAPGAPLQLHNPLLAMLDAIRAQGSIGKAATQLGLSYRHLWGELKKHEAVFGQTLLASGQGRAARLSAFGERLLWAEKRILARLLPQAESLAGQLDRELLLAVDPGLALLSACASHDLLFGVLRDSLLRDARVLLDAEYVGSTRALERLNAGACTVAGIHLPLDDDRLCRRGSRIHLALGRELRLGAHKLIRFARREQGLIVAPGNPLGLASLNDLARSGVVFVNRLHGCGTRLMFDELLARANVSPAAVAGYDTAEPTHLSVAANVAAGSASCGFGLRAAAARFGLDFVPLVHEQYFLVCLKGALDLPAMQAVIGVLRSADFRRLARAVPGYDAEAAGEIVSLRRTLPWYK; encoded by the coding sequence ATGAGCGTGAAACTCGAATACCGTTTCGTTGCCGGCGTGGCCGAGGCACCGGGAGCCCCACTGCAGCTCCACAATCCGCTGCTGGCGATGCTCGACGCGATCCGTGCGCAGGGTTCGATCGGCAAGGCCGCCACGCAACTCGGGCTGTCGTACCGCCATCTGTGGGGCGAGTTGAAGAAGCACGAGGCGGTTTTCGGCCAGACGCTGCTCGCCAGCGGCCAGGGGCGGGCGGCGCGGCTGTCGGCGTTCGGCGAACGCCTGCTGTGGGCGGAAAAGCGCATTCTCGCGCGCCTGTTGCCGCAGGCGGAGAGCCTCGCCGGGCAGCTCGACCGCGAACTGTTGCTGGCCGTCGATCCGGGGCTGGCGCTGCTGTCGGCCTGCGCGAGCCACGACCTGCTGTTCGGCGTGCTGCGGGACTCCTTGCTGCGCGACGCGCGCGTGCTGCTCGATGCCGAATATGTCGGTAGCACCCGCGCGCTCGAACGCCTCAATGCCGGAGCCTGCACCGTAGCGGGCATCCACCTGCCGCTCGATGACGATCGGCTGTGTCGGCGCGGCTCGCGGATCCACCTCGCGCTCGGACGCGAGCTGCGGCTCGGCGCGCACAAGCTGATCCGTTTCGCGCGCCGCGAGCAGGGGCTGATCGTTGCCCCCGGCAACCCGCTCGGTCTGGCCTCGCTGAACGATCTCGCCAGATCCGGCGTGGTGTTCGTCAATCGCCTGCACGGTTGCGGCACGCGGCTGATGTTCGATGAGCTGCTCGCGCGCGCGAACGTCTCCCCTGCGGCAGTCGCCGGCTATGACACCGCGGAGCCCACCCATCTGTCGGTCGCGGCGAACGTCGCCGCCGGCAGCGCGAGCTGCGGCTTCGGGCTGCGCGCCGCGGCCGCGCGCTTCGGCCTCGATTTCGTCCCGCTCGTGCACGAACAGTATTTCCTCGTTTGCCTCAAGGGCGCGCTGGACCTGCCAGCGATGCAGGCAGTCATCGGCGTGCTGCGCAGCGCGGATTTCCGGCGGCTGGCCCGCGCGGTGCCGGGCTACGATGCCGAAGCCGCAGGCGAGATCGTGTCGCTGCGGCGCACGCTGCCGTGGTACAAGTAG
- a CDS encoding U32 family peptidase, with protein sequence MKLALGPLLYYWPRQATLDFYAQVADSPADIVHVGETVCSRRHELRLDDWFEVAAMLRAAGKEVVLSSQSLIESESDLKALRRIVAQTDFRVEANDMSAVHLLTGAGRRDWIAGPALNIFNPATLSMMAESGATRWVAPPEMSGAVLAELLASGAPEIETEVLAWGRLPLAHSARCFTARHFNLQKDTCEFRCLGMSDGLVLRTREGEPFLTLNGVQTQSARVHNLLADLASVRQSAQVVRVSPQGEHTIRVLELFRESADGRLAPQEAFRRSAEWMVEAPCNGFWYGRPGVEQYVPS encoded by the coding sequence ATGAAACTCGCTCTCGGCCCCCTCCTTTATTACTGGCCGCGCCAGGCGACGCTCGACTTCTATGCGCAGGTCGCCGACAGCCCGGCCGACATCGTCCATGTCGGCGAGACCGTGTGCTCGCGCCGCCACGAGCTGCGCCTCGACGACTGGTTCGAAGTCGCCGCGATGCTGCGCGCGGCCGGCAAGGAAGTCGTGCTGTCGTCGCAGTCGCTGATCGAATCCGAATCCGATCTCAAGGCGTTGCGCCGCATCGTCGCCCAGACCGATTTCCGCGTCGAGGCGAACGACATGTCGGCCGTGCACCTGCTGACCGGCGCCGGCCGACGCGACTGGATCGCCGGGCCGGCGCTGAACATCTTCAACCCGGCGACGCTGTCGATGATGGCCGAATCGGGCGCGACGCGCTGGGTCGCACCGCCCGAGATGTCCGGCGCGGTGCTCGCCGAGCTGCTCGCGTCGGGCGCGCCGGAAATCGAGACCGAAGTGCTTGCGTGGGGCCGGCTGCCGCTCGCGCATTCGGCGCGCTGCTTCACTGCACGCCACTTCAACCTGCAGAAGGACACCTGTGAATTCCGCTGCCTCGGCATGAGCGACGGCCTGGTGCTGCGCACGCGCGAAGGCGAACCTTTCCTGACGCTCAACGGCGTGCAGACGCAATCGGCGCGCGTGCACAACCTGCTCGCCGACCTGGCGTCGGTGCGGCAGTCGGCGCAGGTCGTGCGGGTGAGTCCGCAGGGCGAGCATACGATCCGGGTGCTGGAGCTGTTCCGCGAATCGGCCGACGGGCGGCTCGCCCCGCAGGAAGCTTTCCGTCGCAGCGCCGAATGGATGGTCGAGGCGCCGTGCAATGGTTTCTGGTACGGCCGTCCGGGTGTGGAACAATACGTTCCATCCTGA
- a CDS encoding XdhC family protein codes for MDSVNLEVLRQAVAWTAAGVPVTLATVVRTWGSSPRPEGALLAIAGDGRLVGSVSGGCIEDDLLDRLRTERPTRPEHVTYGISAEQTRRFGLPCGGKLELVLEPLGPDHQLAETLAGIERGEMVARRLDLATGEVDLLADVPDAAVVFDGHTLVSAFGPRWRMLIVGAGQLSRFLAEFALALDYQVTISEPREEYRDSWTVPGATLTTEMPDDAVIALRPDRRTVVIGATHDPKLDDLALIDALKTDAFYVGAIGSRANSERRRERLKLFDLTDRDVDRLHGPVGLPLGCRTPPEIALAIVADITARRNGVELVVRDERPVSVGEACPALA; via the coding sequence ATGGACAGCGTGAATCTCGAAGTGCTGCGCCAGGCGGTCGCATGGACTGCAGCGGGCGTGCCGGTGACGCTCGCGACCGTCGTCCGGACGTGGGGTTCGTCGCCGCGCCCGGAAGGCGCACTGCTCGCGATCGCCGGCGATGGCCGGCTGGTCGGCTCGGTATCTGGAGGATGCATCGAGGACGACCTCCTCGACCGGCTGCGCACCGAGCGCCCGACGCGACCCGAGCATGTCACCTACGGCATCAGCGCCGAGCAGACGCGCCGCTTTGGCCTGCCGTGCGGCGGCAAGCTGGAGCTGGTGCTCGAGCCGCTCGGCCCCGATCACCAGCTCGCCGAAACGCTCGCCGGCATCGAACGCGGCGAGATGGTCGCGCGACGGCTCGATCTCGCGACGGGCGAAGTCGACCTGCTCGCCGACGTCCCGGATGCCGCAGTGGTGTTCGACGGGCACACACTCGTGTCCGCGTTCGGTCCGCGCTGGCGCATGCTGATCGTCGGCGCCGGCCAGCTGTCGCGCTTTCTCGCCGAATTTGCGCTCGCGCTCGATTACCAGGTGACGATCAGCGAGCCGCGCGAGGAGTACCGTGACAGCTGGACCGTGCCAGGAGCGACGCTGACGACCGAGATGCCCGACGACGCAGTGATCGCGTTGCGCCCCGACCGCCGCACCGTGGTCATCGGCGCCACGCACGATCCGAAGCTCGATGACCTCGCGCTGATCGACGCGCTGAAGACCGACGCGTTCTACGTCGGCGCGATCGGCTCGCGGGCGAACAGCGAGCGGCGGCGCGAGCGGCTGAAGCTCTTTGATCTCACCGATCGCGACGTCGATAGGCTGCATGGTCCGGTCGGCCTGCCGCTGGGCTGCCGCACGCCGCCGGAGATCGCGCTCGCGATCGTCGCCGACATCACCGCGCGACGCAACGGGGTGGAACTCGTCGTGCGCGACGAGCGTCCCGTGTCAGTCGGCGAGGCCTGCCCCGCACTTGCGTGA
- the ubiT gene encoding ubiquinone anaerobic biosynthesis accessory factor UbiT: MTTLRIPAFTLPAPLARLAARLPQRPPTFALTTALNLALGRILPRENLEPLSGRHLRIKVRDAGLTLDFTLDARGFRPLSGRGTPDLTLTANVRDYLALALREEDADTLFFGRRLLTEGDTDLGLLVKNTLDAVDWDALQKEYAPASVLRRLNPLTRRRAESRLTTPV, encoded by the coding sequence ATGACCACGCTTCGCATCCCGGCCTTCACGCTGCCCGCGCCGCTCGCGCGCCTTGCCGCGCGCCTGCCGCAGCGCCCGCCGACGTTCGCACTGACCACCGCGCTGAACCTCGCGCTCGGGCGCATCCTGCCGCGCGAGAACCTCGAGCCGCTGAGCGGCCGCCACCTGCGCATCAAAGTCCGCGACGCCGGGCTGACGCTCGACTTCACGCTCGACGCGCGCGGCTTTCGCCCGCTGTCCGGTCGCGGCACGCCCGATCTCACGCTGACCGCGAACGTGCGCGACTACCTTGCGCTCGCGCTGCGCGAGGAAGATGCCGATACCCTGTTCTTCGGCCGCCGGCTGCTGACCGAAGGCGACACCGACCTCGGCCTGCTGGTGAAGAACACGCTCGACGCGGTGGACTGGGACGCGCTGCAGAAGGAATATGCGCCCGCGAGCGTGCTGCGGCGGCTCAATCCGCTCACCCGCCGCCGCGCGGAAAGCCGCCTGACGACCCCCGTTTGA
- the hcrC gene encoding 4-hydroxybenzoyl-CoA reductase subunit gamma codes for MKTLLTLSVNGRPREDAVAGNALLIDYLRDTLGLTGTKQGCDGGECGACTVLVDGQPRLACCTLAHSVAGHSIETIEGLSHEGNLSRLQRAFHEHLGSQCGFCTPGMIMAAEALLRRNPQPSRDEIRAALAGNLCRCTGYVKIIESVEAAACGSEVSA; via the coding sequence ATGAAGACCCTGCTGACACTTTCGGTGAATGGCCGGCCGCGCGAGGACGCAGTGGCCGGGAATGCGTTGCTGATCGATTACCTGCGCGACACGCTCGGCCTGACCGGCACGAAGCAGGGCTGCGACGGCGGCGAATGCGGCGCGTGCACCGTGCTCGTCGACGGCCAGCCGCGGCTGGCGTGCTGCACGCTCGCGCATTCTGTGGCCGGGCACTCGATCGAGACGATCGAGGGCCTCAGCCACGAAGGCAACCTGTCGCGCCTGCAGCGCGCGTTCCACGAGCATCTCGGCAGCCAGTGCGGTTTCTGCACGCCGGGCATGATCATGGCGGCCGAAGCGCTGCTGCGCCGCAACCCGCAGCCGTCGCGCGACGAGATCCGCGCCGCGCTCGCCGGCAACCTGTGCCGCTGCACCGGCTACGTGAAGATCATCGAATCGGTCGAAGCGGCCGCCTGCGGCAGCGAGGTATCGGCATGA
- the ubiU gene encoding ubiquinone anaerobic biosynthesis protein UbiU: protein MTSNSRIELVCPAGSLPALKTAVDHGADCVYLGFKDATNARNFTGLNFDAKAMREGVRYAHDRRRKVLLALNTYPQASNWATWTATIDRAADLGIDAVILADPGLMAYAQKTHPQLRLHLSVQGSATSYEAINFYAERFGIQRAVLPRVLSLPQVEQVIANTGVEIEVFGFGGLCVMVEGRCALSAYATGESPNCNGACSPGKHVRWEQTPNGMETRLNGILIDRFGDGERAGYPTLCKGRFDVNGETYYAIEEPTSLNTLELLPDLARAGVRAIKIEGRQRSPAYVAQVTRVWREAIDRVMRDADSFRVQPAWIAELDKVSEGRSHTLGAYYRPWK from the coding sequence ATGACCTCCAATTCCAGAATAGAACTCGTCTGCCCGGCAGGAAGCCTGCCGGCGCTGAAAACGGCCGTCGACCACGGCGCCGATTGCGTCTATCTCGGCTTCAAGGACGCGACCAACGCGCGCAACTTCACGGGGCTCAATTTCGATGCCAAGGCGATGCGCGAAGGGGTGCGCTACGCGCATGACCGCCGCCGCAAGGTGCTGCTCGCGCTCAACACCTATCCGCAGGCGAGCAACTGGGCGACCTGGACCGCGACGATCGACCGCGCCGCCGACCTCGGCATCGACGCGGTGATCCTCGCCGACCCGGGCCTGATGGCGTATGCGCAGAAAACCCACCCGCAGCTGCGCCTGCACCTGTCGGTGCAAGGCTCGGCGACGAGCTACGAGGCAATCAACTTCTACGCCGAACGCTTCGGCATCCAGCGCGCGGTGCTGCCGCGGGTGCTGTCGCTGCCGCAGGTCGAGCAGGTGATCGCGAACACCGGCGTCGAGATCGAAGTGTTCGGCTTCGGCGGCCTGTGCGTGATGGTCGAAGGGCGTTGCGCGCTGTCCGCGTACGCGACCGGCGAATCGCCGAACTGCAACGGAGCGTGCTCGCCGGGCAAGCACGTGCGCTGGGAACAGACTCCGAACGGGATGGAAACACGGCTCAACGGCATCCTCATCGACCGCTTCGGCGACGGCGAACGGGCCGGCTACCCGACGCTGTGCAAAGGCCGCTTCGACGTCAATGGCGAGACCTACTACGCGATCGAGGAACCGACCAGCCTCAACACGCTCGAGCTGCTCCCCGACCTCGCCCGCGCCGGCGTGCGCGCGATCAAGATCGAAGGCCGCCAGAGGAGCCCCGCCTACGTCGCGCAGGTCACGCGCGTGTGGCGCGAAGCGATCGACCGCGTGATGCGCGACGCCGACAGCTTCCGCGTCCAGCCGGCCTGGATCGCCGAGCTCGACAAAGTCTCCGAAGGCCGCAGCCATACGCTCGGCGCGTATTACCGGCCATGGAAATGA
- the hcrB gene encoding 4-hydroxybenzoyl-CoA reductase subunit beta has translation MMAALSEFSVLRPASAADAVRLRGEHPASRFIAGGTDLVPNLRRGLVDAEVVIDLTGVGEMRELQQQGDMLRLGAGVTLATLAADATVRTQLPALAQAAAAVAGPTHRASATLGGNLCLETRCQYFNQSESWRQGNDYCMKLAGDTCRVAPKSSRCYAAFSGDVAPALLALDAEIELLGPQGIRRLPLAEFYVDDGMRWLALGADELLFAVTVPLVAGRVSGYEKLRVRGAIDFPLAGVAVALVRDGDTIGELRLACTGVSSRPEFVGGLDWLAGQPLDAAAFAVIARQIKRTIQPMETTTVSVPYRRRATPVLAKRLVGRLWDEAHRED, from the coding sequence ATGATGGCCGCCCTGTCCGAATTCAGTGTGTTGCGTCCGGCGAGCGCCGCCGACGCGGTTCGCCTGCGCGGCGAACATCCCGCCAGCCGTTTCATCGCCGGCGGCACCGACCTCGTGCCGAACCTGCGGCGCGGCCTCGTCGACGCCGAAGTCGTCATCGATCTGACCGGAGTCGGCGAGATGCGCGAATTGCAGCAGCAGGGCGACATGCTGCGCCTGGGCGCCGGCGTCACGCTCGCGACGCTCGCGGCCGACGCGACCGTGCGCACACAGTTGCCGGCGCTCGCGCAGGCCGCGGCCGCAGTCGCCGGGCCGACTCACCGCGCCTCTGCGACGCTCGGCGGCAACCTGTGCCTCGAAACGCGCTGCCAGTACTTCAACCAGAGCGAGAGCTGGCGCCAGGGCAACGACTACTGCATGAAGCTCGCTGGCGACACCTGCCGCGTCGCGCCGAAGTCGAGCCGCTGCTACGCAGCTTTCAGCGGCGATGTCGCGCCAGCGCTGCTCGCGCTCGACGCCGAAATCGAGCTCCTCGGCCCGCAGGGAATCCGCCGGCTGCCGCTCGCCGAATTCTATGTTGACGATGGCATGCGCTGGCTCGCGCTGGGAGCCGACGAGCTGCTGTTCGCCGTCACCGTACCGCTCGTCGCCGGCCGCGTCAGCGGCTACGAGAAGCTGCGCGTGCGCGGCGCGATCGACTTCCCGCTCGCCGGCGTTGCGGTCGCGCTCGTCCGCGACGGCGACACGATCGGCGAGCTGCGCCTCGCCTGCACCGGCGTGTCGTCGCGGCCCGAATTCGTCGGCGGCCTCGACTGGCTCGCCGGACAACCGCTCGACGCCGCGGCGTTCGCGGTCATCGCGCGCCAGATCAAGCGCACGATCCAGCCGATGGAAACGACGACCGTCAGCGTCCCGTACCGCCGCCGCGCAACTCCGGTGCTCGCGAAGCGCCTCGTCGGCAGGCTGTGGGACGAGGCGCACCGGGAGGACTGA
- a CDS encoding extracellular solute-binding protein: MATVLRVLLAAFVCMFGLAAAHAGDKFIIVSSTTSTEQSGLFGHILPAFEQQSGIEVRVVALGTGQALDTGRRGDADVVFVHDRVAEEKFVAEGHGVERHEVMYNDFVLVGPKSDPAQVTGGRDIVEALKKIEAAQAPFVSRGDKSGTHAAELRLWKLAGIALEQAKGPWYRDSGSGMGPALNMAASLGAYILADRGTWLAFKNRQDLAIVVEGDQRLFNQYGVMLVNPAKHPHVKRELGQQFIDWIVSPAGQQAIAAYKIDGEQLFFPNATK; the protein is encoded by the coding sequence ATGGCAACTGTGCTTCGCGTCCTGCTGGCCGCTTTCGTCTGCATGTTCGGCCTCGCCGCCGCGCACGCCGGCGACAAGTTCATCATCGTCTCGTCGACGACCTCGACCGAACAGTCGGGCCTGTTCGGCCACATCCTGCCGGCGTTCGAGCAGCAGTCGGGCATCGAGGTGCGCGTCGTCGCGCTCGGCACGGGGCAGGCGCTCGATACGGGGCGGCGCGGCGATGCGGACGTGGTGTTCGTGCATGACCGCGTCGCCGAGGAGAAATTCGTCGCCGAAGGCCACGGCGTCGAGCGTCACGAGGTGATGTACAACGACTTCGTCCTCGTCGGGCCGAAAAGCGATCCGGCGCAAGTCACCGGCGGGCGCGACATCGTCGAAGCGCTGAAGAAGATCGAGGCCGCGCAGGCGCCGTTCGTGTCGCGCGGCGACAAGAGCGGCACCCACGCTGCCGAACTGCGGCTGTGGAAGCTCGCCGGCATCGCCCTCGAGCAGGCGAAAGGGCCGTGGTACCGCGACTCGGGCTCGGGCATGGGGCCGGCGCTCAACATGGCGGCATCGCTCGGCGCGTACATCCTCGCCGACCGGGGCACGTGGCTGGCGTTCAAGAACCGCCAGGATCTGGCGATCGTCGTCGAAGGCGACCAGCGCCTCTTCAACCAGTACGGCGTGATGCTGGTGAATCCGGCAAAGCACCCGCACGTCAAGCGCGAACTCGGCCAGCAGTTCATCGACTGGATCGTCTCCCCCGCCGGCCAGCAGGCGATCGCCGCGTACAAGATCGACGGCGAGCAGCTGTTCTTCCCGAATGCGACAAAGTAG
- the hcrA gene encoding 4-hydroxybenzoyl-CoA reductase subunit alpha, protein MNAPDRELRKLGAANAAPRGVGARLPLIDGVEKVTGTARYTADLPAQGALVGKLLRSPYAHAELLEVDISEALKLPGVRGIVTGNDCDTPYGVIPIAQNEFPLARGRIRYVGEPVAAVAAVDEATTDAALALIRLKVRELPAYFDAADARKADVVLLHDNKKGNIEREVHNEFGDAAAGFAAADLICEETFECAEVHHAMMEPNASLAAWDNERGHLTLWSVTQVPYYVHESLARCMKLDAAYIRVIKPFVGGGFGHRVETLNFEIIAGLLARAARGTVRLLQTREEAFLTHRGRPQTYVRMKLGLTRDGRMTACEAEVVQRGGAYGGYGLVTILYAGALLNGLYDLPAVKYDGYRVYTNTPPCGAMRGHGTVNIRFAFESLLDMMAAELGLDAFAVRRRNLLKAPTETINGLKVMSYGLPECLDWVEQASGWRERAARLEANSDGPIRRGIGIACSHFVSGSAKPVHFTGQPHATIALRVDFDAGITILTGASDIGQGSSTIITQVVAEILGVEYRRLRLIATDSALTPKDNGSYSSRVTFMVGNAAADAARNLKAVLVAAAAKRLQVAEADVDWLGEAAAVVGDASRQIPFHDIVEEALVDVGMLTVKGTFTCPPEFQGGKQRGGAVGSTMGFSYAAQAVEVSVDTELGKVTVEKVWSAIDCGFAINPMSVEGQVQGAIWMGMGQAISEETVYENGRHKAVSLLDYRVPTIIESPDIAVHIVESLDPNGPFGAKEASEGPLAGVMSAIAAAIEDATGTRIRATPFTPDRVFDALNRKPRPGAHVAAAAKGAA, encoded by the coding sequence ATGAACGCGCCCGATCGCGAACTGCGCAAGCTCGGCGCAGCCAACGCTGCGCCGCGCGGCGTCGGCGCGCGCCTGCCGCTCATCGACGGCGTCGAGAAAGTCACCGGCACGGCGCGCTACACCGCCGACCTGCCGGCCCAGGGTGCGCTGGTCGGCAAGCTCCTGCGCAGCCCGTACGCGCACGCCGAACTGCTCGAAGTCGACATCAGCGAAGCGCTGAAGCTGCCCGGCGTGCGCGGCATCGTCACCGGCAACGACTGCGACACGCCCTACGGCGTGATCCCGATTGCGCAGAACGAATTCCCGCTCGCGCGCGGCCGTATCCGCTACGTCGGCGAGCCGGTCGCGGCCGTTGCCGCGGTCGACGAGGCGACCACCGACGCCGCGCTCGCGCTGATCCGGCTGAAAGTGCGCGAACTGCCGGCGTATTTCGACGCGGCCGACGCGCGCAAGGCTGACGTAGTGCTGCTGCACGACAACAAGAAAGGCAACATCGAGCGCGAGGTGCACAACGAGTTCGGCGACGCTGCGGCCGGTTTCGCAGCCGCCGACCTCATTTGCGAGGAAACCTTCGAATGCGCCGAAGTCCATCACGCGATGATGGAGCCGAACGCATCGCTCGCAGCGTGGGACAACGAGCGCGGGCACCTGACGCTGTGGTCGGTGACGCAGGTGCCGTATTACGTACACGAATCGCTCGCGCGCTGCATGAAGCTCGACGCGGCCTATATCCGCGTCATCAAGCCGTTCGTCGGCGGCGGCTTCGGTCACCGCGTCGAGACGCTGAACTTCGAGATCATCGCCGGGCTGCTCGCCCGCGCGGCGCGCGGCACCGTGCGCCTGCTGCAGACGCGCGAGGAAGCGTTTCTCACGCACCGTGGCCGGCCGCAGACATACGTGCGCATGAAGCTGGGCCTCACGCGCGACGGTCGCATGACCGCGTGCGAGGCCGAAGTCGTGCAGCGCGGCGGCGCGTATGGCGGCTACGGACTGGTGACGATCCTCTACGCGGGGGCGTTATTGAACGGCCTCTACGACCTGCCCGCGGTCAAGTACGACGGTTACCGCGTGTATACGAACACGCCGCCGTGCGGCGCGATGCGCGGGCACGGCACGGTCAACATCCGCTTCGCGTTCGAGTCGCTGCTCGACATGATGGCCGCCGAGCTCGGCCTCGACGCTTTCGCAGTGCGCCGCCGCAACCTGCTGAAGGCGCCGACCGAGACGATCAACGGGCTGAAAGTGATGAGCTACGGGTTGCCCGAGTGCCTCGACTGGGTCGAGCAGGCGAGCGGCTGGCGCGAGCGCGCAGCGCGGCTCGAGGCCAACAGCGACGGCCCGATCAGGCGCGGCATCGGCATCGCGTGCTCGCACTTCGTCAGCGGCTCGGCGAAGCCGGTGCATTTCACCGGCCAGCCGCACGCGACGATCGCGCTGCGCGTCGATTTCGACGCCGGCATCACGATCCTGACCGGAGCCTCCGACATCGGCCAGGGCTCGTCGACGATCATCACCCAGGTCGTCGCCGAGATCCTCGGCGTCGAGTACCGCCGCCTGCGCCTCATCGCGACCGACTCCGCGCTGACGCCGAAGGACAACGGCTCGTATTCGTCGCGCGTCACTTTCATGGTCGGCAACGCCGCGGCGGATGCGGCGCGCAACCTCAAGGCAGTGCTCGTCGCCGCTGCGGCGAAGCGGCTGCAGGTTGCCGAAGCCGACGTCGACTGGCTCGGCGAGGCCGCCGCGGTCGTCGGCGATGCGTCGCGCCAGATCCCGTTCCACGACATCGTCGAGGAAGCCCTCGTCGACGTCGGCATGCTGACCGTCAAGGGCACGTTCACGTGCCCGCCCGAGTTCCAGGGTGGCAAGCAGCGCGGCGGCGCGGTCGGCTCGACGATGGGCTTCTCGTACGCCGCGCAGGCGGTCGAAGTCAGCGTCGACACCGAGCTCGGCAAAGTCACCGTCGAAAAAGTCTGGTCGGCGATCGACTGCGGCTTCGCGATCAACCCGATGTCGGTCGAAGGCCAGGTCCAGGGCGCGATCTGGATGGGCATGGGGCAGGCGATCTCGGAGGAAACCGTCTATGAGAACGGCCGCCACAAGGCGGTCAGCCTGCTCGACTACCGTGTGCCGACGATCATCGAGTCGCCCGACATCGCAGTGCATATCGTCGAGAGCCTGGACCCGAACGGCCCGTTCGGCGCGAAGGAAGCGAGCGAAGGACCGCTCGCCGGCGTGATGTCCGCGATCGCCGCCGCGATCGAGGACGCCACCGGCACCCGCATCCGTGCGACACCCTTCACCCCGGACCGCGTGTTCGACGCGCTCAACCGCAAACCCCGCCCCGGCGCCCACGTGGCGGCCGCTGCAAAAGGAGCCGCATGA
- a CDS encoding type II asparaginase has protein sequence MNSGNTAGAAEGGSRAATGEGQPALPRIALLGTGGTIAAVASDATQLHDYTVGATTDELLAAVPQLRALAEVGGEQLANVDSRDIDNALLLKIARRVDALLGQPDVDGIVITHGTDTLEETAYFLNLVLKSAKPVVLAGAMRPASALSADGPLNLYNAFLVATCAAAHGKGVLVMMNDRIGAARFVTKAATTVPDAFRAFEQGNLGEVAVGSVHFFTAPLCRHTVDSEFSLAAIGELPHVDILYDHQGAGLHQYRAAISAGARGIVIAGCGNGSLSPAARAGAEEAARHGVAVVRSSRVGQGVVTTSADDALLGTVAANSLNPHKARILLMLALGRSHDAGELQRCFDQY, from the coding sequence ATGAATTCCGGCAACACGGCTGGCGCAGCGGAAGGAGGATCGCGCGCCGCGACGGGCGAAGGGCAGCCGGCGCTGCCGCGCATCGCGCTGCTCGGCACCGGCGGCACGATCGCGGCGGTGGCGAGCGATGCGACGCAGCTCCACGACTACACCGTCGGCGCGACCACCGACGAACTGCTCGCCGCGGTGCCGCAACTGCGGGCGCTCGCCGAGGTGGGCGGCGAACAGCTCGCCAATGTCGACAGCCGCGACATCGACAATGCGCTGCTGCTGAAGATCGCCCGCCGCGTCGACGCGCTGCTCGGCCAGCCCGATGTCGACGGCATCGTCATCACGCACGGCACCGACACCCTCGAGGAGACGGCGTATTTCCTCAACCTCGTGCTCAAGAGCGCGAAGCCGGTCGTGCTCGCCGGCGCGATGCGTCCGGCGAGCGCGCTGAGCGCCGACGGGCCGCTGAACCTGTACAACGCTTTTCTCGTCGCCACCTGCGCGGCGGCGCACGGCAAAGGCGTGCTGGTGATGATGAACGACCGCATCGGTGCCGCGCGTTTCGTCACCAAGGCGGCGACGACCGTGCCCGACGCGTTTCGCGCGTTCGAGCAGGGCAACCTCGGCGAAGTCGCCGTGGGCAGCGTGCATTTCTTCACCGCGCCGTTATGCCGGCACACCGTCGACAGCGAGTTCTCGCTCGCTGCGATCGGCGAGCTGCCGCACGTCGACATCCTCTACGATCACCAGGGCGCGGGACTGCACCAGTATCGCGCCGCGATTTCCGCCGGCGCGCGCGGCATCGTCATCGCCGGCTGCGGCAACGGCAGCCTGTCGCCGGCGGCACGCGCCGGCGCCGAAGAGGCGGCACGCCACGGCGTCGCGGTCGTGCGCTCGAGCCGGGTCGGACAGGGCGTGGTCACGACGTCGGCCGACGACGCGCTGCTCGGCACTGTCGCGGCGAACTCGTTGAATCCGCACAAGGCGCGCATCCTGCTGATGCTCGCGCTCGGGCGTTCGCACGACGCCGGCGAGCTGCAGCGCTGTTTCGACCAGTACTGA